The sequence below is a genomic window from Thiomonas intermedia.
GGCGATGAGAGAGCGCAGATGACGGAGTTCGAGCATGGCCAGAGGAAAGTTGAATGCCATTCAGCCTAACCTAAAAATTCATCGCTTGATTCACTTCAGCGGGGTGCGCAAACTCCCTCCTGCTTTCATTTCACCTTGGAGTATCGGCATGACCACCACGCACATCCTGGGCTATCCGCGCATCGGCCCGCAGCGCGAGCTGAAGTTCGCGCTCGAACATTTCTGGCAAGGCAAAAGCTCGGGAGCCACGCTGCAGTCAGCCGCGGCACAGCTGCGATCGGCAAACTGGGCCACGCAGCGTGATGCAGGACTGCGCTTTGCCACGGTGGGCGATTTCGCCCTGTACGACCACATGCTCGACACCGCCGTCCTGCTCGGTGCGCTGCCCGCGCGCTTCGGCTTCGACGCCCGCTCGCTGCGCCTGGAGCAGCTCTTCGCGCTGGCCCGCGGTCATGCCACGCAGCCCGCGATGGAGATGACCAAGTGGTTCGACACCAACTATCACTATCTCGTACCCGAACTCGACGCCGCAACCATGTTGGACGGCGGCGGTGAAGCGCTGTTCGACCGCGTGCGCGAGGCGCAGGCAGCGGGGCATGCGCCCAAGCCGGTCCTGATCGGACCGCTGACTTTTCTGTGGCTGTCCAAATCGCACCAGCCCGGCTTCGACCGCCGACACTTGGCGCCCGCGCTGTCCAAAGCCTACGCCCGGGTGCTGGCCCGCCTCGCCGAGCTGGGGGTGGAATGGGTGCAGCTCGACGAACCCGCGCTCACCCTCGACCTCGACACGGCCTGGCGCGATCTGCTGCCCTCGCTCTACGCCGCGCTGCCCGCGCAGGCCGGTGCGCTTCGCCCCAGGTTGTTGCTGACGACTTACTTCGAGTCGATCACCTTCGCCCCGGCCACGCTGGCCGCGCTGCCGGTCGATGGCGTGCATCTCGATCTGGTGCGGGCGCCACGGCAACTCGACGTCTGGCGCGAGGCGCTACCGCCGCAATGGGTGCTGTCCGCGGGCATCATCGACGGTCGCAATGTGTGGCGCAGCGATCTGGCTGCTGCGCTCTCCACCCTGCGACCGCTGCACACCGCGCTTCGCGAACGCCTGTGGATCGCGCCCTCTTGCTCGCTGCTGCACGTGCCCGTCAGCCTGGCCGCCGAGGGCGGCGCGGGCGCGCGCCTGAACGCCGAGGTACGGCCCTGGCTGGCGTTCGCGCAAGAAAAGCTGCAGGAACTGCGCCTGCTCGCCACCGCGCTCGACCAGGGCTTTGAGGCGGTACGCGAGGCCTTGCAGGTTCATGCGGAGGCCCTGGCTTCGCGCCGCGACTGCCCGCGCGTGACCCTGCCCCAGGTACGCCGCCGGGTGGAGGCGCTCACCGAGGCCGACGCCCGCCGCAGCGCCCCCTATGCGCAGCGCATCGCCCTGCAGCGCGCGCGCCTGATTCTGCCGCCGCTGCCTACGACCACCATCGGCTCCTTTCCGCAGACCACCGAGATTCGCGCATCGCGCGCGGCCTGGCGTCGCGGCGAATGTCGGCACACCGACTATCTGCAGAAGATGCGCGAGGAGATTGCCACAGTCATTCGCCAGCAGGAAGACATCGGCCTGGACGTGCTGGTGCATGGCGAGGCCGAGCGCAACGACATGGTGGAGTTTTTTGGCGAGCAGCTCTGGGGCTACACCTTCACTGCAGGCGGCTGGGTGCAGAGCTACGGTTCGCGCTGCGTGAAGCCGCCCATCATCTGGGGCGATGTGTGGCGGCCCGAGCCGATGACGGTGGACACGGCGCGCCATGCGCAATCCTTGTCCGCGCGCCCGGTCAAGGGCATGCTCACCGGCCCGATCACGCTGCTGCAATGGAGCTTCGTGCGCGACGATCTGCCGCGCGCGCAGGTGGCGCTGCAGATCGCGCTGGCGGTGCGCGACGAAGTGAACGATCTGCAGAATGCAGGCCTTGCCATCATCCAGATCGACGAACCCGCCATTCGCGAGGGTCTGCCGCTCAAGCGCGGCGACTGGGCCGCCTATCTCGACTGGGCCGTGCGCGCCTTCGGCGTGTCGGCGGGGGCAGCGCGCGACGACACTCAGATCCACACCCACATGTGCTATTCGGAATTCAACGACATCCTGCCGTCCATCGCGGCGATGGACGCGGATGTCATCACCATCGAGACCTCACGCTCGAACATGGCGCTGCTCGACGGCTTCGGCGCCTTCGCCTATCCGAACGACATCGGCCCCGGCGTGTATGACATTCACTCGCCGCGCGTGCCCTCCACCGCCGACATGGTTCGGCTGCTGCGCCGCGCCGCGCAAGTCATTCCGCCCGAGCGCCTGTGGATCAACCCGGACTGCGGCCTCAAGACCCGCGCCTGGCCGGAAACCGAAGCGGCCTTGCGGCACATGGTGCAGGCCGCACGCGAGCTGCGTGAGGAATGGCAGAGCCTGGGCCGGATTGCCCCGCCCATTCCGCGCGCGTCGCCCTCCTTCCCGCCTGGGACCGAGTGCCAAAGTTGCGGCGCGCCCGACATCGGGTGATCCGCGGGGCGCGCCAAACCGAGTGGTGGGCGGGGTGGCCGTGGCGCGGATGGTGGGATAGGGCGTTTGCAAGGCTGCAACGCTTATCCCAAGGAAGGTGAGGCGTCGGAGGGCAAAGCGGGAAATCGCATCAGGATCGGTTTACATTGCGAACTATGTCCGCGCCCGACCAGACGGACCTCGACATTCCACCGAACCATGCTGCCTTCCGAGATTTTCCAATCCTGCATCGACGATGCCATCCAGCGCTCGGATGAGCTGATGCGGTCGGTCGTGCGCCAGGTCATCGAAGCCCTGGAACAGCAGGCCGAAGGCGCGGGAACGGGGCGGGACCGGCAGCAGTTCTCCGACATGAGCCACGCGCTGCGGCAGAACGAGGGCCAACTCATCCGCGCCTTCGTCGACCGGTTTCATCAGGTGCTCGACGAGGAGATCCGCGGCCAGAAGCCCGTGGCCCCGCGCGAATTGCAACTCGAAGCGCTCAGCCTGGTGGACGAATCCGACCTGGAGGAAGGCGTGGAAGTCTCCCGCCTCACCCACCTGCTCGAATCAGAGGCCCAGTGGGAGGTGCGCGACCTGGGCGCGCGGCTGGACAGCCTTCGCGCCGGCGAACATGCCACACCGCAGACCAACCCGCTGCGGCCGGAGGTGTTCAGCAAATCGCTGCACCACGCCCTCGGCGTGGTCGATCTCGATGCCGAAGAACGCCTGGGGCTGCTGCGTGTTTTCGGCAAGGGCATGTCGGCCGCGCTGAAAGACACTTATGCGCTTTACAACAAACGGCTGGCCGAGTTGCAGGTCGAGCCCGCGCAGTATCGGCAGCAGCGCCGCGGCCCGACCCGGGCCGCGACCGGCGCGATCGACGAACAGGCTTTGATGGGCGCGGCGCAGGGCGGCGCAGAGCTGCATCTCGAAGCCTTGCAGCAGTTGCTCGCGGGACGGCGCGGCGCGGCCCAGGCCGTTGGCAGCCCGGCGCAGGGTGGCCAGGGCGAGGGTTTCGCGCCCTCGGGTTTCGGCCCCACGCCGTCGGGCTTCGGCCCCTCGGTCTTCGGCCAGGCCTACGGCCTCAACCCCCAGCTGCGCGATGCGCTCGACCGCCTGTTGCTCAGCGACCGTCTGGGCCTGCGCGAGGTGAACTGGCGCGACGAGCCGGCTTCGGCCGCCACCGCGGTCAACCTCATCGAACGCCACCGGCAAAGCCTGTACGAAGTCGCCAACCGCCCGCTGGAGCGGCTCACCATCGACGTGGTCTCGCTGCTGTTCGATCACATCCTGGCCGATCCCAAGCTGCTGCCCGCGGTCAAGGCGCAACTGGCCCGGCTGCAGATTCCGGTGCTGCGTCTGGGCCTGCGCGATGCCAGCCTGTTCAGCTCGCGCAACCA
It includes:
- the metE gene encoding 5-methyltetrahydropteroyltriglutamate--homocysteine S-methyltransferase encodes the protein MTTTHILGYPRIGPQRELKFALEHFWQGKSSGATLQSAAAQLRSANWATQRDAGLRFATVGDFALYDHMLDTAVLLGALPARFGFDARSLRLEQLFALARGHATQPAMEMTKWFDTNYHYLVPELDAATMLDGGGEALFDRVREAQAAGHAPKPVLIGPLTFLWLSKSHQPGFDRRHLAPALSKAYARVLARLAELGVEWVQLDEPALTLDLDTAWRDLLPSLYAALPAQAGALRPRLLLTTYFESITFAPATLAALPVDGVHLDLVRAPRQLDVWREALPPQWVLSAGIIDGRNVWRSDLAAALSTLRPLHTALRERLWIAPSCSLLHVPVSLAAEGGAGARLNAEVRPWLAFAQEKLQELRLLATALDQGFEAVREALQVHAEALASRRDCPRVTLPQVRRRVEALTEADARRSAPYAQRIALQRARLILPPLPTTTIGSFPQTTEIRASRAAWRRGECRHTDYLQKMREEIATVIRQQEDIGLDVLVHGEAERNDMVEFFGEQLWGYTFTAGGWVQSYGSRCVKPPIIWGDVWRPEPMTVDTARHAQSLSARPVKGMLTGPITLLQWSFVRDDLPRAQVALQIALAVRDEVNDLQNAGLAIIQIDEPAIREGLPLKRGDWAAYLDWAVRAFGVSAGAARDDTQIHTHMCYSEFNDILPSIAAMDADVITIETSRSNMALLDGFGAFAYPNDIGPGVYDIHSPRVPSTADMVRLLRRAAQVIPPERLWINPDCGLKTRAWPETEAALRHMVQAARELREEWQSLGRIAPPIPRASPSFPPGTECQSCGAPDIG
- a CDS encoding DUF1631 family protein, with the protein product MLPSEIFQSCIDDAIQRSDELMRSVVRQVIEALEQQAEGAGTGRDRQQFSDMSHALRQNEGQLIRAFVDRFHQVLDEEIRGQKPVAPRELQLEALSLVDESDLEEGVEVSRLTHLLESEAQWEVRDLGARLDSLRAGEHATPQTNPLRPEVFSKSLHHALGVVDLDAEERLGLLRVFGKGMSAALKDTYALYNKRLAELQVEPAQYRQQRRGPTRAATGAIDEQALMGAAQGGAELHLEALQQLLAGRRGAAQAVGSPAQGGQGEGFAPSGFGPTPSGFGPSVFGQAYGLNPQLRDALDRLLLSDRLGLREVNWRDEPASAATAVNLIERHRQSLYEVANRPLERLTIDVVSLLFDHILADPKLLPAVKAQLARLQIPVLRLGLRDASLFSSRNHPTRKLLNRVAEYSAGFSSVEEPAAQRFLPFLSHMVEAVVNADEDDASVFTQQLADLQRHIAESAAAVEQQQADAVDALRRAEFRSLLHGALYRHLHDVFARLHTHPQLREFMLEHWSTVLAESVLRHGEDADITQTYKQTASDLIWSVQPKTLDADRKALLKLLPPLVQRLSQGLDLISLPADKRQEFMSWLMDAQAQAIRGQGEAQQATSRDDALLLQREWTRLLHPQPSASVASAMPEALVRNEEKLTSGLIEASDVPAEPPQPPAADPADSQLGPASVPPAEQALLSPTEVTGLIASLDIGTWVQLQIQGRSARAQLTWRSPQGLFYMFSSKVGGRAHSMTRRALERMAAQGLILPLEAQGLMDRAMQGVAEQLRERHADEPR